The Cricetulus griseus strain 17A/GY unplaced genomic scaffold, alternate assembly CriGri-PICRH-1.0 unplaced_scaffold_123, whole genome shotgun sequence genome includes the window aaccaaagaaactaggaaacaagaaagagtctaagggaaaaatgcctggaccccagagaatgggaaggggcaggaactcctgtgctaattgagagcatgagggtatgggacagggagctgacagaatgagaggaggagcagaggaggggagaggaggaaatggaggagcagaaaggttgagttgggggaataaaataggagaaaagagggagccattataggtccgaggagagatctggcactagggagatttccagagacctccaagaatgacatgaactgacaatcgaGGCAGTTATGGAggggataacctaaatgcccttcccctacaatgagactaatgactactttttatgccatcctagagccctcaaccagtggctgatggaagcagaggcagacatccacagatatacactgaactgaactctggaccctagatgcagagagggaggaatgaagatcaaaggggtcagtaccaggctggtgaaacccacagaaacagctggcctgaacaagggggagcacatggaccccagactgctgtctgggaggccagcacatgactgatccagacccctgaacatggatgtcaattaggtgcCTTCtgtactctatggggcccctgatagtggatttgtatttttccctggtgtaagaatggactttgagagcccatcccacatgaatggatgcactcttggcctggacacatgggtgagggcccaggcccagtccaggatcatgtggtgtACTTTTGGGAGCCACCTTCAATGtccctaccttgcctggggagtggagagtggatgggatggggatcAGGCAGGGAGTTAGGGGAGggttgggaggggggagggagaggaagaagggattcacatgtgaagcaagcttgttgctaacttggactaataaaaaatttcaaaaaaaaagaaattacataatgttttcatttattaaggTAACACAATTGAGACAGAAGATGATTTTTATGAATGAGAAATTTGTTGTCAGCTATATATGGAATAGCTTTCAAAGTATGGTTTTcataaaatatagaaacaataCAAGGGTGAGGTTATTATTATCGAAATAGAACAATTATAGGTAGGTAATGATTAAGTACAATAAATCTCATCTATGTTTATTTGTGTTAGTTCCAATACACTTTTATGGGGGAGGGCGGCAAGAATTAGGAGTCTAGGAGATTGAGAAATTCCTATTGAACTGTCAATTGTGAATATGCTGATAAAATCATTATCtacatcatattttaaaaatataaaatgtctctCACATTACCTacatccttccttctgttttttcaatcatttttttcatacattccttccttccttctttccttcctttctcctttcttccttccttttttccttccttccttccttccttccttcctttcttccttctttctcttctctttggacACAGATGAATGCCAGGCTCACACACATGCTTGGGATATGTTCTGCTTCTGAGTTTCAGTTGTACCTCCTATTGTTGTGCAGTTTGCCTGAAATGTAATCAATAAAACAATGTAGTTAAAACTTGATaggaaattaaatatttatgccaATTAGTTCACTTTGGAGggttttattttgtcaaaaaagTTATTTAATTACTGTGAGGAACTAAAATCTCATCTTCTTAATAAGACCACTGGAAATTCAAAGTTTGAAAGGTAAGGAAGTTTATTGTACCACCTGGTGAGTTTAGGTGTGAGCTCAGAAGGCCAGACATCTGATTGAATGCAGAAGTTTTGAAACCCTAATCCTAATAAATCTCCCCCAGCTTTCTTCTTTACCTGATTGATCAGGAGGGTAGAGCCCTACATCACCTAAATCTTACTTTCCCTCCAAAGCATgcatttatctgtttttaaacaataacaatagcaacaatTTCTAAATATAGGTTCATCTGAATATGTTGTGTCCTGTTTACTCTGAAGTTTATCAATCATATGACACGTTCCCATCTATAGATTATTAGGTAAGCTAGCTTTTAGTAACTTTCTACTTTGACTTTCTATCTGGGATCAGGAGATGATTGTTTAACAGTGTTGGATTTCTGTAGATGCAGATAGTTACACTATCATACTCTGGCGTGGGTCCATTGTTGTCTGTTTATATGTAGTTCAACCTAAAACTCCTGAAGGTACAATAGAAAATAAACCAATTATGTTTTATTAAGGAAACAGTTTCATTGGATTCAGGtgaaagataatttttatttgtgcatttttacttttttttaacctaaaataCTATAAAAGTTCATTATTCTAATCCATCACCATCTTTTAAACTCAATGGACTCAAActcttgtcttatttttctagaaATTATTTTAGGTTACTCAAATTTAAAGTTCTAATGTGGTAACAATTTCACAAAGTTTTATAGTGAAAGAACAATACATGACTCCCTGGAACAAACCGCTCAGCCAATTATTAATATTGCTTAAAGTGCTCAGCTTAGCATTGAAGAGAACATGTGTTAATACAAATGTCAGGAAATTCAGAAGTGTCTTATAATAATTGCAATTCTATTCTATTCTCAGTCATGTACTCTGGCAATTTACATATTATACAGTAAGAATATCTGTTATAGCATGAACtgcaaattgaaaaataaataatagaatgaaaacataaaagtacTAGCATTTGCTCCCATTGCAGtgtaaaaagttaaataataatcATGTTAGTGATAATTCCAATCATTAACTATATAAGAAATTACGAATTAAGTGCTGTATACATGTTTTGGACAAGCttctttgaaaatgaaagtaGGAGGGGATCATGTATATGAATCAAGCATTTCAGAAGAAGTCAAGGAAAGCTTAGATACTCCAACGAAAGCAATTATAAGAATGATGAGATGAAATTACAGTTCCATAGGATCTGACACATgtatgcacagatatacatgtagacaaaatcctcatacacataaaataaaatgaatatttttaaaaataaataaaatatcagcataaaataaattaataggttagaaaaaatataaatgtcaATAATGATATGGATTAACTGTAAGTGTATACCCATcaaattttcatgtaaaaaaacaaaagaaaaatttcctgaactaaaaaaaaaaaagaatgatgtgATGATCAGAAAAGAGGCCTATGTTCACAAGAGTATAATGGAAGAACTGAAGAGAATTATTGACAACAGTGAAATAACAAAAGAGGGCGACGCTTTGTGGCCACCCCCTCACAGGGTTGGCAGACAGGAACTTGAAATTGTAACTGGGGATGAACATATTTCTTTTACCACATCAAAAATAGGTTCTCTTATTGATGTAAATCAATCAAAGGATCATGAAGGCCTCCATGCATTTTGCTATTTGGTGCAGGACTTGAAATGCTTAGTGTTCAGTCTCATTGGACTGCATTTCAAGATTAAGCCAATTTTAATGGGATAATTTTGaggttatttatatatttaattaaaggaagttttttattgacaattttgagatttttatgaATGTGAAACTTTTGTATATAAACTcaatatgtgaaaaaaaaaacaggtttaatGGTTTTCCTCTCTTGGGTCCATGTGGACTAGGCAGTCACTCTATGCAACTGATTCTGCAAATAAAAGccgttttttcttcttttgaaattttgcTCTAATAAAATGTATCAAagcctgaaaaaaaagaaattacattagacaatttaaaattttaaaggaaggtGGAAGTAACTGTATGCAGGACTGGAATTTTGGATCCAAGCAGAATGCTTCTTTAATGGCTTTGGTGATATGCTTTGGATTCTTTTTTGTTATATCTTTGTAAGAGCTCTCCAGTTCCTCAGCATATCAATTCCCACTTCACCATTTCTCTTTGTAATGCCTTCTACAAGTGTTCCTGGAACTTGCAAATTCTTGGAAAAGCCTCTGGATACTGTTCAGTGAATCAGAGCACTGACTTCTTTCTTTGCTAATCCTGGACTTGGAACAGTTTTAAAGTAAGACATTATGAAGCAACTGCAAGTGTGCACTAGTTAAAAGTTTTTCTGCCACACTGTAACTCTCTAGCCCAAACAATTTCAATAATGGTTAGATATAATACATGGATCTTTTTCTCTTATGAATGGAACTTGTTTTTTCTACTTTCCCCACATCTAAAACCTTTCAAAGGAACACATGATGAGAGGGATATTTggtaacagtaacaacaaaataatcgcTAACTCTGCTTTTGAATCAGAAATCACTGGAAACATAAAAGTCACTCATCTCATGTTTTATAAGATGATTTAATGTCAACATCTTCTGTGTCTTCAGTAACAATAATTAGAATTTTGAATATTCTTCTCAGTGCAACTTTCTCAATGAGCAAATAGTTTACTtcctttgtaaaatttaaaaatttattttaaaaattctgctaTAGCATAGTCTACACAGATTAGAATTGATCTAAACCAATAgtcaaaatttattatttgcatACATTTGAATGATAGATTGGAAAATAGCTTAATATGCTAAGGCTTTCAAGTTGTCCATGCAAACTCACATCTCTCAACTAAAAGATAATTCAACAAAGTATAACTGATGGTATCCCTGGAACATAGATATATGTTATACCAAATTCAATGCCCCAATATGGTAACAGTTTGAAATTTTATAGTGATAGAGCAAAGCAAGCCATGAATCAAGTTATATTTCAAATCCATTGGTGGAAACACCAGGAAGGCATTAAAATGAACAAGGAAATTTTCTGCTATAGCCTTAAGATGCTTGTCTGAAAAAGCATTGTCCTTTTTATTGGTGGAAACTTGACTTACATTAATGCATTCTTCTAGGTTTTACCTGTTAGTCTTAAGGGTGTTAGGCAAGTCATAAGAGGTGGCATGGGAGTGCTATTAATTGACTTTAACCACAAATAAATTGTAATTAGGCTATGGGACTATAGCATTCCAAAGTTTCCATACTCAGAGAAGTTCTAATTATTAGGAAGACTTACAGAAGGTTCTGGGGAAAGGTGAACTGATTTTCAGGAACTTTCTTTCAAAAGTCTGTCCATAGAAATGGGTCCTCAGCTAATTGAAAATAAGAGTCAGTCTTGAAATTTAGTGTAATCTGGGCAAATCAAGAGAATTATACAAAAATCAAATACTAGTGAGTTTTGGTATATTAACTTTTTAATCACGACctatatttctgtttctgtttcaacTCCTACAATATGAAGGTGGAATATTCTTCAGATATTTCTTATATCCTTCTGTATACTACATGATATTATAGTGGAGAGAATTAGAACTTATAAATTGATAAAATTTATTCTCTGAACAGCGTCTGGAATATACTCAGTGAAGCAAAATGTTTTTTGGGTCCTTAATGCTTTTCCTTACTTGGCATTGAGTTCTTCAACATATTAAGTTTCAGAGACAAACATTTGCTTGTCCTGAAATAGCAGCTGCATGCTGCATCATAGGTGCACCTACTCCCACTGTGGGACCACTTGCTGTCGATAATTCCGTCCTCCTCCAACTCACTGTGAGTTAGGTATAGTGCTTTCTACATATTGATGGATGTTTCACTAAAGTGGGATACTAAACTCCATTTTTCTGCAtaccttttttgttctttcttctctctctctctctctctctctctctctctctctctctctctctctctcctcacacacacacacacacacacacacacacacacacacacacacaaatacacacacacacacacaccccaaatagcTTCAATTCTGACTTCCATTTCACTGACATTTTTATATGCCCAAATCAATATCATGTCCGTTCTCAAGTTCTGTTTCTCCTGTCCAATGTGTCTCTATTTACTGACATGACTACACCTCTGAAGTACTGAAGTACATTGTGATTCTTCTCACGTTATTCCTATTTAACACTGCTCTGCTGATTTAAATTCTCAATCTAACAAAATGCCTATCATTGTGGCTTCTACTTTGAAActtcaagataaaaaaaaaaagaaatcctagaaTGCATCCCTTGTACCTGAAATGAAGGGAGGCAGTAGATTTACTTAAACTTTAGACAAATGAGTACcacaaacaattattttaaattcacatGCCATACTCTGATTTCCTTTGAGAAAACTTTGTTCTAAGGCTAACATATTAAAGTACAATTTCCAAATGCACTTACATAATGAGCAAGTATATAATAAGAATAATTAAATGGgtataagtatattttattttattttggttattttcaaGGAAGGGTTCATCTGGATAAAAGCTCTGGCTGTAATggatcttgctttgtagatcagaatggcctcaaattcatagagctctgcctgcctttcactcctaagtgctgggattaaaggcatgagccatcacttcCAGTCACAAGGTAAGACTTTAGAAACTGTAAGAGCTGAGAAGATATGAGTTATGATAACACCTGAATAACAGATATATGGAAATATGTAAGGCATCTCTTAATTTGACGTAACTAGATATTTCTAATTGAAAAGCATGctgtcagaatggtttcttctagttccatccatttgcctgtgtatTTCAAAATACCATTGATTTtatccctctgagtagtactcctttgtgtaaatgtactacattttctccacccatttttcagttgaggggcatgtaggttgcttccaggttctagctattacaagaaatgctgctatgaacatggttgaacagatgtccttgttgtatgaatgtgcatcttttgggtatattcttagagtggaattggtggatcctgtggtagactgattcccattttcctggggaatctccatactgatttccaaagtggctgttcaagttggcactcccaccagcaatggaggagtgttcctctttctccacatcctttccagcatgaactgtcattggtgtttttgattttagccattatgacaggagtaagatggtatcacagagttgctttgatttgcatttctctgatggctaaggatattgaacactttcttatgtgtctttcagccattttagattcctctattgtgaattGTCTAATAAGTTctctaccccattttttaaattgattatttggtgttttggagactagtttcttgggttctttgtatattttggaaatcatccctctgtcagatgtggggttggtgaagatcttttcctattctatgggctgcagttttgtcttgttgactatgccctttgccttacagaagcttcttactattagaaggtcccatttatcaattgttgatctcagtgtctgtgctactggtgttatgttcaagaagcagtctgcTGTACCAATAAATTCCAGGGTACTACCTACTTtcccttctaagaggttcagtgtggctggatttaagttgaggtctttgatctatttggacttctgttttgtgcatggtcataaatatggatctatctgcaatcttatTTATTCCAGTTtccagttaggccagcaccatttgttgaagatgctatcttttttccattgtataattttagcttctttgtcaaaaatcagatgtttgtaggtatatgggttcatatcagggttttcaatttaattccattggtctacatgtctatctttgtgccaataccaagctgtttttagggatatagctctataatagagcttgaatttagggatggtgatgcctccagaagttgggTTGGCTATTCCAGGACttctgtttttccacataaagttgagaatttttctttcagtatctgtgaagaattgttctgggatttggATGGgtattgaattgaatctgtagaatgcttttggcaagattaccatttttactatgataaTCTTACATATCCAAgacatgggagatatttccattcttctgttatcttctttaatttctttctttacagactcaaagttcttgctatacagtcacacacacacaaaaaaaaaaacaagcatggtgtgtactcaaagacacatggattttagacgtagagcaaaggattaccagcccactatccccagcaccagagaagctataaaacaaggaggacccaaagatagactttcatggtcccctggagaagggcaatgggagcatgaggggaggagagagggagttaggagaaagaaagggggagaagaggaaaggaggacatgCAAGCACAAGATTGAgacgggggaagaatagaggagagcaagaaaagtgataccataatagagggagccattataggtataaaaataaatccagcactaggaaaatgtccagagatctacaaggttgaccccaagtatcaatctaagcaatagtaaagaggcttccttaaatgttcttctcagacaatgagtttgatgactaacttatattccatcctagagccttcatccagtagctgatggaagcagaatcaaacacctacagctaatcactgaactgaactcctggaatccagttgcagagatcaaggagtgatgaggaaagtgttcaagaccaggctagagaaactcATAtagacagctgacctaaacaagggggagcacctGGACCCccgactgatggctgggaaaccagcataggactgtcccagaacccctgaatggagatgtcagtttggagttctggttaaTCAATggagcctctagtagtggatcaatatttatcccaagtacatgaatggactttgggaactcaCTCCACAAAgagggtactctctcagcctaaacacacgaGGGAGTgacatgacagattttgaagatcccccatggaaggtctcccctgcctgaggagcagaaagggaatgagataggggttttttggggggacaggggaggcgggagggagagggaactgggattgccatgtaaaagaaacttgtttctaatttaaataaaaaagtgtatACATAGAAAATTTAACATTCCTCAAAATTATATAGCTCTTTTTTCAAGAG containing:
- the LOC113832513 gene encoding protein mago nashi homolog: MIRKEAYVHKSIMEELKRIIDNSEITKEGDALWPPPHRVGRQELEIVTGDEHISFTTSKIGSLIDVNQSKDHEGLHAFCYLVQDLKCLVFSLIGLHFKIKPILMG